In a single window of the Paenibacillus sp. MMS20-IR301 genome:
- a CDS encoding carbohydrate binding domain-containing protein has translation MKRNKLAVLASALIITGLLSPAGSGAASAEPVQSKPAAVAEGTAPLQTGVSAAVSLKAFTDVKAEYWAAQAIDRWSRSGVISGYGDNTFRPDLQVTRAEFAAIVNRIFGYKDTAAALPSDIPSTAWYKNDIAKAAAAGYLSAGEDGQIRPAAQLTRGEAVVALQKIARLEAGNQAQTGYSDLAGAGSEVIAAAAALTAGGYIQGYPGGLFKPDGRITRAELAKITDLLVKELKSSAGEAVLGTVQGNLVLNHEGITLKNSVIEGNLYLTEGIGEGNITLDNVEVKGTTFIRGGGEHSVSLNNSTLNSVQVAKPGSPVRIVASGTTRVGTVQLNSAASLEEAGLTGEGFGNVELSLRDKLVSLKGNFGVVATSDTASGVTLNFSGKLSKLVWGTSGKIELLDKAQIAELLIKAGAKGLTIQGSGSFGLVDNQAEGVTAGAIALKQGSHSNLNPAAPLAGQAPAAGGGETPATAAPTPTPAPTAAPTPVPTPVPTATPAGEMWSLVWNDEFNDNSIDPAKWTYDLGDGMAVGNPGWGNNELEWYTSDAKNVKEQDGKLIITAHKEAVGGKEYTSTRIKTKGLYSKKYGKFEIRAKAPTGKGLWPAIWMLPENYEYGNWAASGELDIMEGWGSRPHEVAGTIHYGSQWPNNTLSSTEYVLPDNSTIADYHTYSIEWEPGEIRWYVDGILFSTKNDWYSFSSGMPAMNAYPAPFNQKFHLLMNLAVGGNFDGNPTEDTVFPSSMEIDYVRIYELTGREYREPVPVQFEKEPYLEGAKLPLADGNFIHNSGFTETVEGDAGMGIPDTAHWVLYKDEGANAALTLEPLEGSNFLKVNISSPGGNSYSIQPQSIVSVAKGRYYKLSFDAKTDTARNIAVRLTGGAQLNWPAYSPAFKADLTSQLQHYETMFQMKADSDNAARIEFNMGTNASPVWLGNARLEEIDSIPLDHDGAKTPLGSGNHLYNGSFDLGEADGRSYWHFAGTGGAEVSPSVKEGILKLNIAGTGGKDADVTMLQKGIFLVQGHDYRLTFNADSSSARTAVAELRGSNGSVYASETIQLAAGEHEAEAVFKNLAGATDRMGQFVLRLGGTAGTVVLDQLLLVRTSFYYDPDIDYYPLKNGDFSNSFSSWERLVTEDGGQSTASAADGAAKFHITNTGNQAYSVMLFQNGLKTAAGSKYIIGFDASSSVARDISVKAENGDNSPSYSTIVKLSPDKAHYEFEFTQLTKDTLSLKFLLGKVENVSILQAHDIVIDNVNFEVKDAPAKPQELIADSTNNRVSQQIGLTFAEKAEWSGKIKTVKVNGTALTEEQYDIGTGSILIHASVFPVEDSYKITVEADGYVGSSVEQFVLANDDNLVFNSSFNAGNAGWSIWSNTAPASTFKVTEGAAEIGIAAAGSDTWSTQFFQEKIKLEAGKTYELSFKAKSTVPRQIIVEYSGTSAATPAKFDITATWATYSAQFTVTNDSPLKLNYLIGKTLGNDGTANTTPHVISLDDIVIREVTGGPVIDPPSGRLDNGTFDAEPALKGWEQYFDGPGSAAVKNGELEVSLNFTGGNNFSAQVDYRNLKLVQGKSYTLTFKARSTINRLIELAVEHYDEGWTKHFVPAEAIALTDAMQTFSYTFTMNNATDAGAHLVYLMGKIAGNSAETNTAIEAGNLICIDDVSLVENP, from the coding sequence ATGAAGAGAAATAAGCTAGCGGTGCTGGCTTCTGCGCTGATCATTACCGGTCTGCTGTCACCGGCGGGAAGCGGGGCAGCAAGTGCCGAGCCTGTGCAAAGCAAGCCGGCAGCTGTGGCGGAGGGAACAGCCCCTCTGCAGACCGGAGTCTCCGCTGCTGTATCTTTGAAAGCGTTTACGGATGTGAAGGCGGAATATTGGGCGGCGCAGGCTATTGACCGCTGGAGCCGGAGCGGAGTCATCTCAGGATATGGAGACAATACGTTCCGGCCGGATCTGCAGGTAACCCGGGCGGAGTTCGCGGCAATTGTTAACCGTATCTTCGGTTATAAGGATACAGCTGCCGCGCTGCCTTCGGATATACCGTCAACTGCCTGGTATAAGAACGATATCGCCAAGGCGGCAGCAGCGGGATATTTAAGTGCCGGTGAGGATGGGCAGATCCGCCCTGCTGCTCAGCTGACACGCGGGGAGGCTGTGGTTGCCCTGCAGAAGATTGCCCGGCTGGAGGCAGGTAATCAGGCACAGACAGGGTACAGCGATCTGGCGGGTGCTGGCAGTGAAGTAATTGCGGCCGCAGCCGCGCTTACAGCAGGCGGTTATATTCAGGGTTATCCCGGCGGCTTGTTCAAGCCGGACGGACGGATCACCCGTGCGGAGCTGGCTAAGATTACCGACTTGCTGGTGAAGGAGCTTAAGTCCTCCGCGGGTGAAGCTGTATTAGGCACAGTGCAAGGGAACCTGGTACTGAACCATGAAGGAATTACACTGAAGAACAGTGTAATTGAGGGTAATCTGTATCTCACTGAGGGAATCGGTGAAGGAAATATTACGCTTGATAATGTAGAGGTGAAGGGTACGACCTTCATCCGCGGCGGCGGGGAGCATAGCGTAAGCCTGAATAACAGCACCCTGAACTCTGTTCAGGTGGCGAAGCCGGGCAGCCCGGTCCGTATTGTGGCAAGCGGAACAACCAGGGTTGGCACTGTACAGCTGAACTCCGCTGCCAGCCTCGAAGAAGCCGGCCTCACCGGAGAAGGCTTCGGTAATGTTGAGCTGTCCCTCCGGGATAAGCTTGTGAGCCTGAAGGGGAATTTCGGCGTGGTCGCTACTTCGGATACGGCCAGTGGTGTTACGCTGAATTTCTCCGGCAAGCTAAGCAAGCTCGTCTGGGGCACATCCGGCAAGATTGAGCTGCTGGATAAAGCGCAGATTGCAGAGCTGCTGATTAAGGCCGGCGCCAAAGGCCTGACGATTCAGGGCAGCGGCAGCTTCGGGCTGGTGGATAATCAGGCTGAAGGCGTTACTGCCGGGGCTATTGCGCTCAAGCAGGGCAGCCATAGTAATCTGAACCCGGCTGCACCGTTGGCCGGCCAGGCGCCTGCCGCAGGCGGCGGAGAGACTCCGGCTACAGCTGCGCCGACACCGACTCCAGCACCTACGGCTGCACCGACGCCGGTCCCAACGCCAGTGCCGACAGCAACACCTGCCGGTGAGATGTGGAGTCTTGTATGGAATGATGAATTCAATGATAATTCCATTGATCCGGCTAAGTGGACCTATGACCTTGGAGACGGAATGGCAGTCGGCAATCCGGGCTGGGGCAACAATGAGCTGGAGTGGTACACGAGCGACGCGAAGAACGTGAAGGAACAGGACGGCAAGCTGATCATCACCGCACACAAGGAAGCTGTAGGCGGTAAAGAATATACGTCCACACGGATCAAGACCAAAGGGTTATACAGCAAAAAGTACGGCAAATTTGAGATTCGGGCAAAAGCCCCGACAGGCAAAGGACTCTGGCCGGCGATCTGGATGCTGCCGGAGAATTACGAATACGGCAATTGGGCTGCCTCCGGAGAGCTGGATATTATGGAAGGCTGGGGCAGCCGCCCGCATGAGGTAGCCGGTACGATCCATTACGGCTCCCAGTGGCCGAACAATACACTGTCCAGTACAGAATATGTACTGCCGGATAATTCGACTATTGCGGATTATCACACCTATTCCATTGAGTGGGAGCCGGGTGAAATCCGCTGGTATGTAGACGGAATCTTATTCTCCACGAAGAACGACTGGTACAGCTTCAGCAGCGGCATGCCGGCTATGAATGCTTATCCGGCACCGTTCAACCAGAAGTTCCATCTGCTGATGAATCTGGCGGTAGGCGGCAACTTTGACGGTAATCCTACGGAGGATACGGTATTCCCGAGCTCCATGGAGATTGATTATGTCCGGATATATGAGCTGACCGGACGTGAATACCGTGAACCGGTACCGGTTCAGTTCGAGAAGGAACCATACCTGGAAGGGGCTAAGCTGCCGCTTGCAGACGGTAACTTCATTCATAACAGCGGATTCACTGAAACTGTAGAGGGCGATGCCGGGATGGGCATTCCGGATACAGCGCACTGGGTGCTGTATAAGGACGAAGGGGCAAACGCGGCGCTTACGCTGGAGCCGCTTGAGGGAAGTAATTTCCTTAAGGTGAACATCAGCAGCCCGGGCGGGAATTCTTATTCGATTCAGCCGCAGTCTATTGTCTCGGTAGCCAAGGGCAGATATTATAAGCTGAGCTTTGATGCCAAGACAGACACGGCGCGGAATATTGCCGTCCGGCTGACAGGCGGGGCGCAGCTGAACTGGCCGGCGTACTCACCGGCCTTCAAGGCTGATCTGACATCACAGCTTCAGCACTACGAGACTATGTTCCAAATGAAAGCCGATTCGGATAACGCAGCGCGGATTGAGTTCAATATGGGCACCAATGCTTCACCGGTCTGGCTGGGCAATGCGCGGCTTGAAGAAATAGACAGTATTCCGCTCGACCATGATGGTGCCAAAACCCCGCTCGGCAGCGGCAACCACCTCTATAACGGCAGCTTTGATCTGGGTGAAGCGGACGGCCGCAGCTATTGGCATTTCGCTGGCACAGGAGGTGCAGAGGTTAGTCCGTCTGTTAAGGAAGGCATATTGAAGCTTAATATTGCAGGCACCGGCGGTAAGGATGCCGATGTTACCATGCTGCAAAAAGGAATCTTCCTGGTGCAGGGTCATGATTACAGGCTGACCTTCAATGCTGACAGCTCATCCGCGCGGACTGCTGTAGCGGAGCTGCGGGGCAGTAACGGTTCAGTATATGCCTCGGAGACGATACAGCTTGCCGCAGGTGAGCATGAGGCTGAAGCCGTATTCAAGAATCTTGCCGGAGCCACGGATCGTATGGGGCAATTTGTGCTGCGGCTGGGCGGCACTGCCGGGACCGTGGTGCTGGATCAGCTCCTGCTGGTCCGCACCAGCTTCTATTATGATCCTGATATCGACTATTATCCGCTTAAGAACGGAGACTTCAGCAACAGCTTCAGCAGCTGGGAACGCCTGGTTACCGAGGACGGCGGCCAGAGCACTGCATCGGCAGCGGATGGGGCTGCGAAGTTTCATATTACGAATACCGGCAATCAGGCATACTCGGTGATGCTGTTCCAGAACGGTCTGAAGACTGCTGCCGGCTCGAAATACATCATCGGCTTCGATGCCAGCTCGAGTGTAGCGCGCGATATCAGTGTAAAGGCGGAGAACGGGGATAATTCGCCTTCGTACAGCACAATTGTGAAGCTGTCACCGGATAAAGCGCATTACGAATTCGAATTTACGCAGCTGACGAAGGATACCCTGTCACTGAAGTTCCTGCTCGGCAAAGTGGAGAACGTAAGCATTCTGCAGGCGCATGACATTGTGATTGACAATGTGAACTTTGAGGTCAAGGATGCTCCGGCCAAGCCGCAGGAGCTGATTGCCGACAGCACCAATAACCGGGTATCGCAGCAGATCGGGCTTACTTTTGCGGAGAAAGCGGAGTGGTCGGGTAAGATTAAGACGGTAAAGGTGAACGGAACGGCGCTTACGGAGGAGCAGTATGATATCGGAACCGGAAGCATTCTGATTCATGCATCTGTATTCCCGGTAGAGGACAGCTATAAGATCACCGTAGAAGCGGATGGATATGTCGGGTCATCAGTGGAGCAGTTCGTTCTGGCCAATGATGATAATCTGGTCTTCAACAGTTCATTTAATGCCGGTAATGCGGGGTGGTCAATCTGGAGCAATACAGCGCCTGCTTCTACCTTCAAAGTAACTGAAGGCGCAGCGGAGATTGGCATTGCTGCTGCAGGAAGCGACACCTGGAGCACCCAGTTCTTCCAGGAGAAGATCAAGCTTGAAGCCGGCAAAACTTATGAACTGAGCTTCAAAGCTAAATCAACGGTTCCGCGGCAGATTATTGTAGAGTACAGCGGGACTTCAGCTGCTACGCCTGCGAAGTTTGATATTACGGCAACCTGGGCTACTTACAGCGCACAGTTTACCGTAACCAATGACAGTCCGCTGAAGCTGAACTATCTGATCGGCAAAACCTTGGGGAATGACGGAACGGCAAATACAACTCCGCATGTCATCTCCCTGGATGATATTGTGATTAGAGAGGTTACAGGCGGTCCGGTCATCGATCCCCCTAGCGGCAGGCTGGATAATGGAACATTTGATGCCGAGCCGGCACTCAAGGGCTGGGAACAGTACTTCGACGGACCCGGAAGTGCGGCAGTCAAGAACGGGGAACTGGAGGTATCCCTGAATTTCACTGGAGGCAACAACTTCAGCGCCCAGGTCGACTACAGGAATTTGAAGCTTGTACAGGGCAAGAGCTATACGCTGACCTTCAAAGCCCGCTCAACTATCAATCGTCTGATCGAGCTTGCAGTCGAGCATTATGATGAGGGCTGGACCAAACATTTTGTACCGGCGGAGGCTATAGCTCTGACGGATGCGATGCAGACCTTCAGCTATACCTTCACCATGAACAACGCAACTGATGCCGGTGCGCATCTGGTCTACCTGATGGGAAAGATTGCCGGCAACAGCGCTGAAACCAACACAGCCATCGAAGCAGGCAACCTGATCTGCATCGATGATGTCAGTCTGGTGGAGAATCCGTAA
- a CDS encoding GbsR/MarR family transcriptional regulator, with product MNDLDGLLPEQIERISKARERVIDSIGKNMDLYGITLSIGHLYGYMYFNQGPVTLDELSRTMGMSKTSMSTGVRTLLDLKMIDKVWGKGTRKDLFEVVPDWHQNFSDYFSIKWRKAVEGNMTALNRSLAEIRQMKSEYSEEPGIERLLQTDEAKIEEAIKYYRWLLKLIEALETGKIFDFIPKED from the coding sequence ATGAACGATTTAGATGGGCTTCTGCCCGAGCAAATAGAGCGAATCAGCAAAGCCCGCGAGCGGGTAATTGATTCCATCGGCAAAAATATGGACTTATACGGAATTACCTTGTCCATCGGGCATTTATATGGGTATATGTACTTCAATCAGGGCCCGGTCACGCTGGATGAGCTGAGCCGCACCATGGGCATGAGCAAGACATCGATGAGCACCGGGGTACGCACACTGCTGGATCTGAAGATGATTGATAAAGTCTGGGGAAAAGGCACGCGCAAGGATTTGTTCGAGGTTGTTCCCGATTGGCATCAGAATTTCAGTGATTACTTCTCTATTAAGTGGAGAAAAGCCGTCGAGGGCAATATGACTGCGCTTAACCGCTCCCTGGCCGAAATCCGCCAGATGAAGAGCGAATATAGTGAGGAGCCGGGCATCGAACGCTTACTGCAGACCGATGAGGCTAAGATTGAGGAAGCCATCAAATACTACCGCTGGCTGCTGAAGCTGATTGAAGCCCTGGAGACGGGCAAGATTTTTGACTTTATCCCTAAAGAAGATTAG
- a CDS encoding glycine betaine/L-proline ABC transporter ATP-binding protein, translating into MAIIEVKQLTKVFGHDAVRALPLLEQGWSKEKIAREVKLTVGVNKAEFSIEEGEIFVIMGLSGSGKSTLVRLLNRLIEPTGGQVLFKGKDVVRMNPEQLREFRRKNIGMVFQKFALFPHRTVLANAEYGLEVQGVEKSKRTQLAMEALELVGLKGWENHRPDQLSGGMQQRVGLARGLANDPDILLMDEAFSALDPLIRKDMQQELLELQARVKKTIVFITHDLDEALRIGDRIALMKDGVIVQIGSPEEILIQPANKYVERFVEDVDLSKVLTAAHVMRQPEMIRPERGPRVALQLMRDSGVSSLYVADNEMRLQGVLTADNAAQALKENRSILEVMQREIPRVHPDTLLNDLFELMSGTHLPVAVVDEGNKLKGIVIKGAVLSALAGNAVPEGGAAS; encoded by the coding sequence ATGGCAATTATAGAGGTGAAACAGCTTACCAAAGTATTCGGTCATGATGCAGTACGGGCACTTCCATTATTAGAACAAGGCTGGTCCAAAGAGAAGATTGCCCGGGAAGTGAAGCTGACAGTTGGAGTCAATAAGGCTGAGTTCAGCATTGAAGAAGGCGAAATATTCGTCATTATGGGCTTATCAGGCAGCGGGAAGTCGACGCTTGTCCGGTTACTGAACCGGCTGATTGAGCCTACCGGAGGCCAGGTCCTGTTCAAGGGCAAGGATGTGGTCCGGATGAATCCTGAGCAGCTGAGAGAGTTCCGGCGCAAGAACATCGGGATGGTGTTTCAAAAGTTCGCATTATTTCCGCACCGCACAGTGCTGGCTAACGCTGAATACGGGCTTGAGGTTCAAGGTGTGGAGAAGAGCAAGCGCACACAGCTTGCTATGGAGGCCCTTGAGCTGGTAGGCCTGAAGGGCTGGGAGAACCACCGCCCGGATCAGCTCAGTGGCGGCATGCAGCAGCGTGTCGGCCTGGCCAGAGGCCTGGCCAATGATCCGGATATCCTGCTGATGGATGAAGCGTTCAGCGCGCTTGATCCGCTGATCCGCAAGGATATGCAGCAGGAGCTGCTGGAGCTGCAGGCGAGAGTAAAGAAGACGATAGTATTCATAACGCATGACCTGGATGAGGCGCTGCGGATCGGCGACCGGATTGCCCTGATGAAGGACGGCGTGATCGTCCAGATCGGCTCGCCGGAAGAAATCCTTATCCAGCCTGCGAACAAATATGTGGAGCGCTTCGTGGAGGATGTCGATTTGTCCAAGGTGCTCACCGCTGCACATGTGATGCGCCAGCCGGAGATGATCCGTCCGGAACGCGGCCCCCGGGTGGCCCTGCAGCTTATGCGGGACAGCGGGGTGTCGAGCCTCTATGTGGCGGATAATGAGATGAGGCTGCAGGGTGTGCTTACGGCGGATAATGCAGCGCAGGCGCTGAAGGAGAACCGCAGCATCCTGGAAGTGATGCAGCGGGAAATTCCCCGTGTTCATCCGGATACGCTGCTGAATGATCTGTTCGAGCTGATGTCCGGGACTCATCTGCCGGTCGCTGTTGTTGATGAAGGGAACAAACTGAAAGGTATTGTAATCAAGGGGGCTGTCTTGTCCGCACTTGCCGGCAATGCGGTTCCGGAAGGAGGTGCAGCTTCATGA
- a CDS encoding proline/glycine betaine ABC transporter permease — MNLPKIPLGKGVEWLEDWLTAYFGPLFDFIHAVIGGMVSGINAALTFLPAIVLIILIAALAYWIGKWRMALFAVVGLLLIDNLGLWDPSMQSLALVLTASLLAVIIGVPLGVLCAQSRTFQNIATPILDFMQTMPAFVYLLPAVSFFSLGVVPGVIASIIFAIPPTIRLTNLGIRQVSPELVEAADAFGSTASQKLFKLQLPIALPTIMAGINQTIMLSLSMVVISSMIGAQGVGAYVYRAVSQAKTGAGFEAGIAIVIIAILLDRLTQKLFKPKTQG; from the coding sequence ATGAATCTTCCCAAAATCCCCCTTGGCAAGGGCGTAGAATGGCTCGAAGACTGGCTGACGGCTTATTTCGGCCCTTTATTTGATTTCATTCATGCGGTAATCGGCGGAATGGTAAGCGGCATTAATGCAGCGCTGACCTTCCTGCCCGCCATTGTATTAATCATTCTTATTGCTGCACTGGCTTATTGGATCGGCAAATGGCGGATGGCGCTGTTCGCTGTCGTAGGGCTGCTGCTGATTGATAATCTCGGATTATGGGACCCTTCGATGCAGTCACTGGCGCTGGTGCTGACGGCTTCACTGCTGGCTGTAATCATTGGAGTGCCGCTGGGTGTGCTGTGCGCACAGAGCCGGACATTTCAGAACATTGCGACACCCATCCTGGACTTTATGCAGACGATGCCGGCGTTTGTCTATCTGCTTCCGGCGGTATCCTTCTTCTCGCTGGGTGTAGTTCCCGGCGTCATTGCTTCTATTATATTCGCGATCCCGCCAACGATCCGCTTAACGAACCTCGGAATCCGCCAGGTCTCACCGGAGCTGGTAGAGGCTGCGGATGCCTTCGGCTCGACGGCAAGCCAGAAGCTGTTCAAGCTGCAGCTGCCCATTGCCCTCCCGACCATTATGGCCGGTATCAACCAGACGATTATGCTCTCGCTGTCGATGGTGGTTATCTCGTCCATGATCGGTGCCCAAGGGGTCGGGGCTTATGTGTACCGTGCGGTATCACAGGCCAAGACCGGAGCGGGCTTCGAAGCAGGGATTGCCATTGTTATTATTGCGATATTGCTGGACCGTCTGACGCAGAAGCTGTTCAAACCTAAAACTCAAGGATAA
- a CDS encoding glycine betaine ABC transporter substrate-binding protein, whose translation MFNFKTNKFARLSLVILLLAVTVIAGCSSNNKDTVKLAYVAWDSEIASTNVVKEVLESKLGVTVEMLQVDAGPMWAGVADGSADAMVAAWLPGTHASYLEKYGNDMEDAGVNLDGTKIGLAVPAYMDVNSIEDLNKPEVAASLDNRIIGIEPGAGIMTATETALEAYGLSGYTLLESSSAAMAQELQKAFDNNEPIVVTGWTPHWMFANMDLKYLEDPKNVYGGDEQIHTMVRTGLKDDMPEVYTFLSQFKWTPEDMAQVMVKIQGGESPEEAAKDWVDNNEAKVNEWLAGVADQG comes from the coding sequence ATGTTTAATTTCAAAACAAATAAGTTTGCCCGTCTGAGCCTGGTTATACTGCTGCTGGCCGTTACGGTGATTGCCGGCTGTTCGTCTAACAATAAGGACACTGTGAAGCTGGCTTATGTTGCCTGGGATTCCGAAATTGCCAGTACGAACGTTGTGAAGGAAGTACTGGAATCTAAGCTGGGCGTTACGGTGGAGATGCTGCAGGTCGATGCCGGACCGATGTGGGCAGGTGTTGCTGACGGCAGTGCCGACGCAATGGTCGCTGCCTGGCTGCCGGGTACGCATGCTTCCTACCTGGAGAAATACGGCAACGATATGGAAGATGCCGGCGTGAATCTGGACGGAACGAAGATAGGTCTTGCTGTTCCGGCTTATATGGATGTAAACTCCATTGAGGATTTGAACAAACCGGAAGTGGCAGCTTCGCTGGACAACCGGATTATCGGGATCGAACCGGGGGCCGGAATTATGACGGCTACGGAAACTGCGCTTGAAGCCTACGGACTGAGTGGCTATACCCTGCTGGAGAGCTCTTCGGCAGCGATGGCACAGGAGCTGCAGAAGGCTTTTGACAATAACGAACCGATTGTAGTGACCGGCTGGACGCCGCACTGGATGTTCGCGAATATGGATCTGAAGTATCTGGAGGACCCGAAGAATGTGTATGGCGGTGACGAGCAGATTCATACTATGGTGCGTACAGGCCTGAAGGACGATATGCCCGAGGTGTACACGTTCCTGAGCCAATTCAAGTGGACACCGGAGGATATGGCACAGGTGATGGTGAAAATTCAAGGCGGCGAGTCCCCTGAGGAAGCGGCCAAAGACTGGGTAGATAACAATGAAGCTAAAGTAAATGAGTGGCTGGCCGGTGTGGCAGATCAGGGATGA